The Sulfurihydrogenibium sp. YO3AOP1 genome has a window encoding:
- the napH gene encoding quinol dehydrogenase ferredoxin subunit NapH: protein MENVVEKPIEEEKGSLFHRYKFLFLRRLTQITILALYIGGNVYGWKILQGNLSSSKILGTIPMADPFAVLQILATGALVATDTLIGALIVMLFYATIGGRAFCSWVCPVNMVTDLANWIRKKFKLDRDEFHPLYINRSVRYWILGLSIIISAIVGTAAFEMVSPISILHRGLIFGMGFGWTIVASIFFFDLFVIKNGWCGHLCPLGAFYSIIGQKSIIRVHHNHEKCTLCMECKSVCPEKQVLSMVGKDGYTSFVNSGACINCGRCIEVCPADALNFKLKIKNPEKEVKTNA from the coding sequence ATGGAAAACGTAGTTGAAAAACCAATTGAAGAAGAAAAAGGCTCCCTATTTCACAGATACAAATTCCTCTTCCTAAGAAGATTAACCCAGATTACTATCCTTGCACTTTATATAGGCGGGAATGTTTATGGCTGGAAAATATTGCAAGGAAATTTAAGCTCTTCAAAAATACTTGGAACGATTCCTATGGCAGATCCGTTTGCTGTATTGCAAATTTTGGCAACAGGAGCATTAGTTGCAACAGATACTCTTATTGGTGCATTAATTGTAATGTTATTTTACGCGACTATTGGAGGAAGAGCATTTTGTTCGTGGGTCTGTCCTGTAAATATGGTAACCGATTTAGCAAATTGGATTAGGAAAAAATTTAAGCTGGATAGAGACGAGTTCCATCCTTTGTACATCAACAGAAGTGTTAGATATTGGATTCTTGGATTAAGTATTATTATTTCAGCTATTGTTGGTACTGCAGCTTTTGAAATGGTCAGCCCTATTTCTATTCTTCACAGAGGATTAATTTTTGGAATGGGTTTTGGATGGACGATTGTTGCTTCAATATTTTTCTTTGATCTATTTGTTATAAAAAACGGATGGTGTGGACATCTTTGTCCCTTAGGTGCTTTCTATTCAATAATTGGTCAAAAAAGTATTATAAGGGTCCACCATAACCATGAAAAATGCACTTTATGTATGGAATGTAAATCAGTATGTCCTGAAAAACAAGTTCTTTCTATGGTTGGGAAGGATGGTTATACCAGCTTTGTTAATAGTGGAGCATGCATCAACTGTGGACGATGCATAGAAGTTTGTCCCGCAGATGCATTAAATTTTAAGCTAAAAATCAAAAATCCAGAAAAGGAGGTCAAAACCAATGCTTAA
- the napA gene encoding nitrate reductase catalytic subunit NapA, translated as MEEKENVALEISRRDFLKTVAAVSAATAIGMEIPEEVLAATESQAGWRWDKAVCRFCGTGCGIMIATKDDRIVAVKGDPKAPVNRGLNCIKGYFTAKIMYGEDRLTTPLLRMNEKGEFDKKGKFKPVSWQRAYEEMTKQFKKYYSQLGPTGIGFFSSGQHTIMEGYAALKLMKAGFRSNNIDPNARHCMASAVAGFMQTFGIDEPPGCYDDIELTDTIVAFGSNMAEMHPILWSRVSDRKLSNPDRVKVVVLSTFRHRTMDIADIDIVFRPNTDLAIFNYIAREIVYNHPEAIDKNFVDKYCVFTTGYADIGYGMREDVDNPKYSSLEKETMIKQKKKVISETEAPALAYLGVKPKDVLEMKHSGQADAHWVITFEEFKKALEPYTLDYVARIAKGDPDEPLEQFKEKLKTMAELYIEKGRKVVTFWTMGFNQHTRGTWVNEQAYMVHLLLGKMAKPGEGAFSLTGQPSACGTAREVGTFSHRLPADMVVNNPEHRKIAEKIWKVPEGTINPVPGSHIVQIMRDLEDGKIRWAWVQVCNPWQDTANANHWIKAAREMDNFIVVSEAYPGISAKVADLILPSAMIYEKWGGYGNAERRTQLWRQQVTPVGEAMSDSWQVIEFSKFFKLKEVWKEWKLPNGTVLPDVLNQAKAMGYDPEMTLYDVLFANAEAKSYKWPDPIGKGFLNTEAEGDKRNVIGVDGKPWKGYGFFIQKYLFEEYRKFGLGHGHDLADFDTYHRVRGLKWPVVDGKETLWRFNAKYDPYARKAGAGEFAFYGPAFKKIPKGNLHGPSQEMVDLKNKAKIFFRPYMDPPEVPDEKYPIWLCTGRVLEHWHSGTMTMRVPELYRAVPEALCYMHPKDAEKIGVKDGELVWVESRRGKVKARVATRGRNRPPRGLVFVPWFDERVYINKVTLDQTCPISKQNDFKKCAVKIYKA; from the coding sequence ATGGAAGAAAAAGAAAATGTTGCTCTTGAAATTTCCAGGAGGGATTTTTTGAAAACTGTTGCGGCTGTATCTGCAGCAACTGCGATAGGGATGGAAATACCTGAAGAAGTTTTAGCTGCAACCGAATCGCAAGCAGGATGGAGATGGGATAAGGCTGTATGTAGATTCTGTGGAACTGGATGTGGAATCATGATAGCTACCAAAGATGATAGAATTGTAGCAGTTAAAGGAGATCCAAAGGCACCAGTTAACAGAGGGTTGAACTGTATAAAAGGTTACTTTACAGCAAAAATTATGTACGGTGAAGATAGATTAACAACCCCCCTTCTAAGGATGAATGAAAAAGGAGAGTTTGACAAAAAAGGAAAATTTAAGCCTGTTAGCTGGCAGAGAGCCTACGAAGAAATGACAAAACAATTCAAGAAGTACTATAGTCAGCTTGGACCAACAGGTATTGGATTTTTCTCTTCTGGTCAACATACTATTATGGAAGGTTATGCAGCTCTTAAATTAATGAAAGCAGGATTTAGAAGTAATAACATTGACCCTAACGCTCGTCACTGCATGGCAAGTGCCGTAGCTGGTTTTATGCAAACTTTCGGAATAGATGAACCGCCTGGTTGCTATGATGATATAGAATTAACAGACACAATCGTTGCATTTGGTTCAAATATGGCAGAAATGCATCCTATACTATGGTCAAGGGTTTCTGATAGAAAGTTATCAAACCCAGATAGAGTTAAAGTAGTTGTTTTATCGACCTTTAGACATAGAACAATGGATATTGCCGACATTGATATTGTTTTTAGACCAAATACAGACCTTGCAATTTTCAACTATATAGCAAGGGAAATAGTATACAACCATCCTGAAGCAATAGATAAAAATTTTGTAGATAAATACTGTGTTTTTACAACCGGATATGCTGATATAGGCTATGGTATGAGAGAAGATGTTGACAATCCTAAATATTCAAGCTTAGAAAAAGAGACAATGATTAAACAGAAGAAAAAAGTAATCTCAGAAACAGAAGCACCTGCTTTAGCATATCTTGGAGTAAAACCAAAAGACGTTCTTGAAATGAAACATTCTGGACAAGCTGATGCTCATTGGGTAATTACGTTCGAAGAATTCAAAAAAGCACTTGAGCCTTACACCTTAGATTATGTTGCAAGAATAGCCAAGGGCGATCCAGATGAACCACTTGAACAATTCAAAGAAAAATTAAAAACTATGGCAGAGCTTTATATAGAGAAAGGAAGAAAGGTTGTAACATTTTGGACAATGGGATTTAATCAACATACGCGTGGTACTTGGGTTAACGAACAAGCTTACATGGTTCATTTATTACTTGGTAAAATGGCAAAGCCGGGTGAAGGTGCATTTAGCTTAACAGGACAGCCTTCTGCCTGTGGAACAGCAAGAGAAGTTGGTACATTTTCACATAGATTACCTGCAGATATGGTTGTAAACAATCCGGAACACAGAAAAATTGCTGAAAAAATATGGAAAGTTCCTGAAGGTACAATAAATCCAGTACCAGGGTCTCATATCGTCCAAATAATGAGAGATCTTGAGGATGGAAAAATAAGATGGGCATGGGTTCAAGTTTGTAATCCATGGCAAGATACAGCAAACGCAAATCATTGGATTAAAGCTGCAAGAGAAATGGATAACTTTATTGTAGTTTCTGAAGCATACCCAGGAATATCTGCAAAAGTTGCAGATCTAATTTTACCATCAGCAATGATTTATGAAAAATGGGGTGGCTATGGTAATGCTGAAAGAAGAACTCAGCTCTGGAGACAGCAAGTTACTCCGGTTGGAGAAGCAATGTCTGATTCATGGCAAGTCATTGAATTTTCAAAATTCTTTAAATTAAAAGAAGTATGGAAAGAATGGAAGCTACCAAATGGAACTGTTTTACCCGATGTTTTAAACCAGGCTAAAGCGATGGGCTATGATCCAGAAATGACATTATACGATGTATTATTTGCAAATGCTGAAGCAAAAAGCTATAAATGGCCAGATCCAATTGGAAAAGGATTTTTAAACACAGAGGCTGAAGGAGACAAGAGAAATGTTATCGGTGTTGATGGCAAGCCTTGGAAAGGTTATGGATTCTTTATTCAAAAATATCTATTTGAAGAGTACAGAAAGTTTGGACTTGGACATGGTCACGACCTTGCAGACTTTGATACATATCATAGAGTTAGAGGATTAAAATGGCCTGTTGTTGATGGAAAAGAAACTTTATGGAGATTTAACGCTAAGTATGATCCATATGCAAGAAAAGCTGGGGCTGGTGAGTTTGCATTCTATGGACCTGCTTTCAAAAAGATTCCAAAAGGAAATCTTCATGGACCTTCACAAGAAATGGTTGACCTTAAAAATAAAGCGAAAATATTCTTTAGACCTTATATGGACCCACCTGAAGTCCCTGATGAAAAATATCCAATCTGGTTATGTACAGGAAGAGTTTTAGAGCATTGGCATAGTGGTACAATGACAATGAGGGTTCCGGAACTTTACAGGGCTGTTCCAGAGGCTCTATGTTATATGCATCCAAAAGATGCGGAAAAAATAGGTGTTAAGGATGGAGAGCTTGTTTGGGTGGAAAGCAGAAGAGGTAAGGTAAAAGCTCGTGTTGCAACAAGAGGAAGAAATAGACCACCAAGAGGCTTGGTATTTGTTCCTTGGTTTGATGAGAGAGTTTACATAAATAAAGTTACTCTTGACCAAACCTGTCCTATATCAAAACAAAATGATTTCAAAAAATGTGCAGTAAAAATTTATAAAGCTTAA
- the napG gene encoding ferredoxin-type protein NapG, translating to MDEKTKISRRKLIVNTLQGIGISFLGGSLWAGFVYEAKSDPLILRPPGALPEEDFIKKCIKCGLCVEGCPYDVLYLAKPGDNKPLGTPYFIPRTNPCRMCEDIPCVPPCPTGALNIKSVSSIKNGKEALDINKARMGLAVVDHENCIAFWGIQCDACYRACPLIDKAITLEYERNERTGRHAYLRPVVHADFCTGCGLCEHACVTEKAAIFVLPRNIALGKAGKHYVKGWMEEDEKRLEGSKGIETQKTERTHKKAEDYLNEGF from the coding sequence ATGGATGAAAAAACAAAAATAAGCAGAAGAAAGCTTATAGTGAATACCCTTCAAGGAATAGGGATTTCCTTCCTTGGGGGTTCTTTATGGGCTGGTTTTGTATATGAGGCAAAAAGTGATCCTCTTATTCTAAGACCACCAGGAGCTTTACCAGAAGAAGATTTCATCAAAAAATGCATAAAGTGTGGATTATGCGTTGAAGGTTGCCCTTATGACGTTTTATATCTTGCTAAACCAGGCGACAATAAACCCTTAGGTACTCCTTACTTTATACCGCGAACCAATCCATGTAGGATGTGTGAAGATATACCTTGTGTGCCACCTTGTCCAACAGGTGCCCTTAATATTAAATCGGTTTCTTCTATTAAAAACGGGAAGGAAGCTCTTGACATTAATAAAGCGAGAATGGGTCTTGCTGTTGTTGATCATGAAAATTGTATTGCTTTCTGGGGTATACAATGTGATGCTTGTTATAGAGCATGCCCTCTTATAGATAAAGCAATAACCCTTGAATATGAACGGAATGAAAGAACAGGAAGACATGCTTATTTAAGACCTGTCGTTCATGCAGACTTTTGCACAGGCTGTGGATTATGCGAACATGCATGTGTAACAGAAAAAGCAGCTATATTTGTTCTTCCAAGAAATATAGCCCTTGGAAAAGCAGGAAAACACTATGTAAAAGGATGGATGGAAGAGGATGAAAAAAGATTGGAGGGATCTAAGGGTATTGAAACCCAAAAGACAGAAAGAACACATAAAAAAGCTGAAGATTATTTAAATGAGGGCTTTTAA